Proteins encoded by one window of Rattus rattus isolate New Zealand chromosome 10, Rrattus_CSIRO_v1, whole genome shotgun sequence:
- the Angel2 gene encoding protein angel homolog 2 isoform X1 yields METWRCVRRGYGRCVAGRGRYSMLPYPLKSLGRDWTTPWEDLQKYCWRRHISSCLRWPGHYSRAPYPYFSSRHFSLNCRPPFLFESGTQFQYYNWRPDQLSNTSLFHLSRYVMNSDRDEPSSKRRKHQGTIKRSWEYLCSHNKEKTKDLEDRNGDSTCEDCEDKFDFSVMSYNILSQELLEDNSHLYRHCRRPVLHWSFRFPNILKEIKHFDADVLCLQEVQEDHYGTEIRPSLESLGYHCEYKMKTGRKPDGCAICFKHSKFSLLSVNPVEFCRRDIPLLDRDNIGLVLLLQPKIPRAASPSICIANTHLLYNPRRGDIKLTQLAMLLAEISNVAHRKDGSFCPIVMCGDFNSVPGSPLYSFIKEGKLNYEGLAIGKVSGQEQSSRGQRILSIPIWPPNLGISQNCVYEAQQVPKVEKTDSDVTQAQQEKAEVPVPADKVSSHLQHGFSLSSVYSHYVPDTGVPEVTTCHSRSAITVDYIFYSAEKEDTARGPGAEVALVGGLKLLARLSLLTEQDLWTVNGLPNEHNSSDHLPLLAKFRLEL; encoded by the exons CACGCCGTGGGAGGATCTGCAGAAATATTGCTGGCGCAGACACATTTCCAGTTGTCTGAGGTGGCCAGGACATTACTCACGGGCACCTTACCCATACTTCAGTAGCCGGCATTTCTCATTGAACTGTAGACCGCCTTTTCTGTTTGAGTCTGGGACTCAGTTTCAGTACTACAATTGGAGACCTGACCAACTGAGCAATACATCCTTGTTCCATCTCTCTCGTTACGTGATGAACTCTGACAGAGATGAGCCCTCATCTAAACGAAGAAAACACCAAG GAACAATAAAAAGGAGTTGGGAGTATTTATGTAGCCATAATAAAGAGAAAACGAAGGACCTAGAAGACAGAAATGGTGACTCCACATGTGAGGACTGTGAAGATAAGTTTGACTTCTCAGTGATGTCTTACAACATACTCTCGCAGGAGTTACTGGAGGACAACTCGCACCTCTACAGACATTGCCGACGCCCAGTGTTACACTGGAGTTTCCGGTTTCccaatattttgaaagaaatcaaaCATTTTGATGCTGAT GTGCTTTGTctacaggaagttcaagaagatcATTACGGGACAGAGATCAGGCCAAGTCTGGAATCACTGG GTTATCACTGTGAATATAAgatgaaaacaggaaggaaaccCGATGGTTGTGCCATCTGCTTCAAACATTCCAAGTTCTCACTCTTATCTGTGAACCCAGTGGAGTTCTGCCGCCGTGATATTCCTCTGTTGGACAGAGACAACATTGGATTGGTTTTACTCCTGCAGCCTAAGATCCCACGTGCTGCCTCTCCATCCATCTGCATAGCTAACACACATCTGTTGTATAACCCACGGCGCGGTGATATTAAGCTGACCCAGCTGGCAATGCTGCTAGCAGAGATTTCCAATGTGGCCCATAGGAAAGATGGCAGCTTCTGTCCCATTGTCATGTGTGGTGACTTTAATTCTGTTCCTGGTTCTCCACTCTACAGTTtcataaaggaaggaaaattaaattatgaaggTCTTGCGATTGGAAAG GTATCTGGCCAGGAACAGTCTTCACGGGGACAAAGAATTTTATCTATTCCAATTTGGCCCCCAAACCTAGGCATCTCTCAGAACTGTGTTTATGAGGCACAGCAGGTTCCCAAAGTAGAAAAGACAG ACAGTGATGTGACTCAAGCAcagcaggagaaagcagaggtCCCAGTGCCAGCTGACAA AGTGTCCTCACATCTGCAGCATGGCTTCAGCTTGTCCTCTGTCTATTCCCATTATGTTCCTGACACTGGCGTCCCAGAGGTGACCACCTGCCATTCCCGAAGTGCCATAACAGTCGACTACATTTTCTACTCTGCAGAGAAGGAGGACACTGCTCGTGGTCCAG GAGCTGAAGttgctttggttggtggcttgaAACTTCTAGCTAGACTGTCACTTCTGACAGAACAAGACTTGTGGACTGTGAATGGCCTTCCCAATGAGCACAACTCCTCAGACCACCTGCCTTTGCTGGCCAAGTTCAGGCTTGAGCTCTGA
- the Angel2 gene encoding protein angel homolog 2 isoform X2, whose translation MLPYPLKSLGRDWTTPWEDLQKYCWRRHISSCLRWPGHYSRAPYPYFSSRHFSLNCRPPFLFESGTQFQYYNWRPDQLSNTSLFHLSRYVMNSDRDEPSSKRRKHQGTIKRSWEYLCSHNKEKTKDLEDRNGDSTCEDCEDKFDFSVMSYNILSQELLEDNSHLYRHCRRPVLHWSFRFPNILKEIKHFDADVLCLQEVQEDHYGTEIRPSLESLGYHCEYKMKTGRKPDGCAICFKHSKFSLLSVNPVEFCRRDIPLLDRDNIGLVLLLQPKIPRAASPSICIANTHLLYNPRRGDIKLTQLAMLLAEISNVAHRKDGSFCPIVMCGDFNSVPGSPLYSFIKEGKLNYEGLAIGKVSGQEQSSRGQRILSIPIWPPNLGISQNCVYEAQQVPKVEKTDSDVTQAQQEKAEVPVPADKVSSHLQHGFSLSSVYSHYVPDTGVPEVTTCHSRSAITVDYIFYSAEKEDTARGPGAEVALVGGLKLLARLSLLTEQDLWTVNGLPNEHNSSDHLPLLAKFRLEL comes from the exons CACGCCGTGGGAGGATCTGCAGAAATATTGCTGGCGCAGACACATTTCCAGTTGTCTGAGGTGGCCAGGACATTACTCACGGGCACCTTACCCATACTTCAGTAGCCGGCATTTCTCATTGAACTGTAGACCGCCTTTTCTGTTTGAGTCTGGGACTCAGTTTCAGTACTACAATTGGAGACCTGACCAACTGAGCAATACATCCTTGTTCCATCTCTCTCGTTACGTGATGAACTCTGACAGAGATGAGCCCTCATCTAAACGAAGAAAACACCAAG GAACAATAAAAAGGAGTTGGGAGTATTTATGTAGCCATAATAAAGAGAAAACGAAGGACCTAGAAGACAGAAATGGTGACTCCACATGTGAGGACTGTGAAGATAAGTTTGACTTCTCAGTGATGTCTTACAACATACTCTCGCAGGAGTTACTGGAGGACAACTCGCACCTCTACAGACATTGCCGACGCCCAGTGTTACACTGGAGTTTCCGGTTTCccaatattttgaaagaaatcaaaCATTTTGATGCTGAT GTGCTTTGTctacaggaagttcaagaagatcATTACGGGACAGAGATCAGGCCAAGTCTGGAATCACTGG GTTATCACTGTGAATATAAgatgaaaacaggaaggaaaccCGATGGTTGTGCCATCTGCTTCAAACATTCCAAGTTCTCACTCTTATCTGTGAACCCAGTGGAGTTCTGCCGCCGTGATATTCCTCTGTTGGACAGAGACAACATTGGATTGGTTTTACTCCTGCAGCCTAAGATCCCACGTGCTGCCTCTCCATCCATCTGCATAGCTAACACACATCTGTTGTATAACCCACGGCGCGGTGATATTAAGCTGACCCAGCTGGCAATGCTGCTAGCAGAGATTTCCAATGTGGCCCATAGGAAAGATGGCAGCTTCTGTCCCATTGTCATGTGTGGTGACTTTAATTCTGTTCCTGGTTCTCCACTCTACAGTTtcataaaggaaggaaaattaaattatgaaggTCTTGCGATTGGAAAG GTATCTGGCCAGGAACAGTCTTCACGGGGACAAAGAATTTTATCTATTCCAATTTGGCCCCCAAACCTAGGCATCTCTCAGAACTGTGTTTATGAGGCACAGCAGGTTCCCAAAGTAGAAAAGACAG ACAGTGATGTGACTCAAGCAcagcaggagaaagcagaggtCCCAGTGCCAGCTGACAA AGTGTCCTCACATCTGCAGCATGGCTTCAGCTTGTCCTCTGTCTATTCCCATTATGTTCCTGACACTGGCGTCCCAGAGGTGACCACCTGCCATTCCCGAAGTGCCATAACAGTCGACTACATTTTCTACTCTGCAGAGAAGGAGGACACTGCTCGTGGTCCAG GAGCTGAAGttgctttggttggtggcttgaAACTTCTAGCTAGACTGTCACTTCTGACAGAACAAGACTTGTGGACTGTGAATGGCCTTCCCAATGAGCACAACTCCTCAGACCACCTGCCTTTGCTGGCCAAGTTCAGGCTTGAGCTCTGA
- the Angel2 gene encoding protein angel homolog 2 isoform X3, with translation MEGTIKRSWEYLCSHNKEKTKDLEDRNGDSTCEDCEDKFDFSVMSYNILSQELLEDNSHLYRHCRRPVLHWSFRFPNILKEIKHFDADVLCLQEVQEDHYGTEIRPSLESLGYHCEYKMKTGRKPDGCAICFKHSKFSLLSVNPVEFCRRDIPLLDRDNIGLVLLLQPKIPRAASPSICIANTHLLYNPRRGDIKLTQLAMLLAEISNVAHRKDGSFCPIVMCGDFNSVPGSPLYSFIKEGKLNYEGLAIGKVSGQEQSSRGQRILSIPIWPPNLGISQNCVYEAQQVPKVEKTDSDVTQAQQEKAEVPVPADKVSSHLQHGFSLSSVYSHYVPDTGVPEVTTCHSRSAITVDYIFYSAEKEDTARGPGAEVALVGGLKLLARLSLLTEQDLWTVNGLPNEHNSSDHLPLLAKFRLEL, from the exons ATGGAAG GAACAATAAAAAGGAGTTGGGAGTATTTATGTAGCCATAATAAAGAGAAAACGAAGGACCTAGAAGACAGAAATGGTGACTCCACATGTGAGGACTGTGAAGATAAGTTTGACTTCTCAGTGATGTCTTACAACATACTCTCGCAGGAGTTACTGGAGGACAACTCGCACCTCTACAGACATTGCCGACGCCCAGTGTTACACTGGAGTTTCCGGTTTCccaatattttgaaagaaatcaaaCATTTTGATGCTGAT GTGCTTTGTctacaggaagttcaagaagatcATTACGGGACAGAGATCAGGCCAAGTCTGGAATCACTGG GTTATCACTGTGAATATAAgatgaaaacaggaaggaaaccCGATGGTTGTGCCATCTGCTTCAAACATTCCAAGTTCTCACTCTTATCTGTGAACCCAGTGGAGTTCTGCCGCCGTGATATTCCTCTGTTGGACAGAGACAACATTGGATTGGTTTTACTCCTGCAGCCTAAGATCCCACGTGCTGCCTCTCCATCCATCTGCATAGCTAACACACATCTGTTGTATAACCCACGGCGCGGTGATATTAAGCTGACCCAGCTGGCAATGCTGCTAGCAGAGATTTCCAATGTGGCCCATAGGAAAGATGGCAGCTTCTGTCCCATTGTCATGTGTGGTGACTTTAATTCTGTTCCTGGTTCTCCACTCTACAGTTtcataaaggaaggaaaattaaattatgaaggTCTTGCGATTGGAAAG GTATCTGGCCAGGAACAGTCTTCACGGGGACAAAGAATTTTATCTATTCCAATTTGGCCCCCAAACCTAGGCATCTCTCAGAACTGTGTTTATGAGGCACAGCAGGTTCCCAAAGTAGAAAAGACAG ACAGTGATGTGACTCAAGCAcagcaggagaaagcagaggtCCCAGTGCCAGCTGACAA AGTGTCCTCACATCTGCAGCATGGCTTCAGCTTGTCCTCTGTCTATTCCCATTATGTTCCTGACACTGGCGTCCCAGAGGTGACCACCTGCCATTCCCGAAGTGCCATAACAGTCGACTACATTTTCTACTCTGCAGAGAAGGAGGACACTGCTCGTGGTCCAG GAGCTGAAGttgctttggttggtggcttgaAACTTCTAGCTAGACTGTCACTTCTGACAGAACAAGACTTGTGGACTGTGAATGGCCTTCCCAATGAGCACAACTCCTCAGACCACCTGCCTTTGCTGGCCAAGTTCAGGCTTGAGCTCTGA